In Pseudoalteromonas sp. MM1, a single window of DNA contains:
- the rsuA gene encoding 16S rRNA pseudouridine(516) synthase RsuA — MKFPCRLDKFISHLAELPRSKARAAIKRQEVQVNGETVTAFDFQITLQDEVTFAGEPLVFLGKRYFMLHKPVGYVCANVDELHPTVFDLLDEPNMADFHVAGRLDIDTTGLVLITNDGDWSHRITSPKHNKLKTYLVETQEPITEDALEQLRNGVQLHNEKGLTRPAKAEALATYSLRLSISEGKYHQVKRMLASVGNKVVELHREQIGNIILDENLASGEYRELKEGEVKL, encoded by the coding sequence ATGAAATTCCCCTGCCGCTTAGATAAATTTATTAGCCACCTAGCAGAGCTACCACGCTCAAAAGCACGCGCTGCAATTAAGCGCCAAGAAGTGCAAGTAAATGGGGAAACGGTTACCGCGTTCGATTTTCAGATAACCCTGCAAGATGAAGTAACATTTGCTGGTGAGCCTTTGGTATTTTTAGGCAAGCGCTACTTTATGCTACACAAACCTGTAGGCTATGTATGTGCAAATGTAGATGAGCTACACCCCACCGTATTTGATTTACTCGATGAGCCAAATATGGCCGACTTTCATGTAGCAGGTCGCCTAGATATAGACACCACCGGCTTAGTACTCATTACAAACGATGGCGATTGGTCGCACCGTATAACCTCGCCAAAGCACAACAAATTAAAAACCTACTTAGTAGAAACCCAAGAGCCTATAACCGAAGACGCATTAGAGCAACTACGTAACGGCGTACAACTTCACAACGAAAAAGGTCTCACTCGCCCAGCTAAAGCAGAAGCACTTGCCACCTACAGCTTACGTTTATCAATCAGTGAAGGTAAATATCACCAAGTTAAACGCATGTTAGCCTCAGTAGGCAACAAAGTGGTAGAGCTACACCGCGAGCAAATAGGTAATATTATACTGGATGAAAACTTAGCAAGTGGAGAGTATAGA
- the galE gene encoding UDP-glucose 4-epimerase GalE: protein MAILVTGGAGYIGSHTVLELLQQGSEVVVVDNLSNASKESLARVKQITGKEATFYQGDILDKVFLDAIFARHTIESVIHFAGLKSVGESVAKPVEYYQTNVQGTLTLVDAMRDAGVFKLVFSSSATVYGDPASLPIKEDFPVGGTTNPYGTSKLMVEMMLQDIAKSDERFAFAILRYFNPVGAHESGLIGEDPNGIPNNLLPFIAQVAVGKLKQLAVFGDDYDTIDGTGVRDYIHVVDLAMGHLKALDKIANNTGALVYNLGTGNGYSVLQMVNAFIKASGQEVPYKVSPRRPGDIAACYAAPEKALNELGWEAVRGIDAMMEDTWRWQSNNPNGYKS, encoded by the coding sequence ATGGCAATTTTAGTAACAGGCGGCGCAGGCTATATAGGCTCACACACCGTTTTAGAACTTTTACAACAAGGCAGCGAAGTTGTTGTTGTTGATAACTTAAGTAACGCATCAAAAGAGTCGCTTGCACGCGTAAAGCAAATCACAGGCAAAGAAGCCACATTTTACCAAGGCGACATTCTTGATAAAGTTTTTTTAGATGCCATTTTTGCAAGGCACACCATTGAGAGCGTAATTCATTTTGCGGGCTTAAAGTCGGTTGGTGAGTCGGTGGCTAAACCTGTTGAGTACTATCAAACAAACGTACAAGGTACGCTAACACTTGTAGATGCCATGCGTGATGCAGGCGTATTTAAACTCGTATTTAGCTCATCAGCAACCGTTTACGGCGACCCTGCAAGCTTACCGATTAAAGAAGACTTCCCGGTTGGTGGCACAACAAACCCGTATGGTACATCAAAACTGATGGTTGAGATGATGCTGCAAGATATTGCTAAATCAGATGAGCGTTTCGCATTTGCTATTTTGCGTTACTTTAACCCTGTGGGCGCACATGAGTCGGGATTAATTGGCGAAGATCCTAACGGTATACCAAATAACTTACTGCCATTTATTGCCCAAGTTGCAGTCGGTAAACTAAAGCAGCTTGCTGTATTTGGTGATGACTACGACACCATTGATGGCACAGGCGTGCGCGACTATATTCACGTTGTAGATTTAGCAATGGGGCACTTAAAAGCGCTTGATAAAATTGCCAACAATACCGGCGCACTGGTATATAACCTTGGCACAGGCAATGGTTACTCTGTACTGCAAATGGTTAACGCCTTTATAAAAGCCAGCGGCCAAGAGGTTCCTTATAAAGTATCGCCACGCCGCCCTGGCGATATTGCTGCATGTTACGCCGCGCCAGAAAAAGCCCTTAATGAGCTTGGCTGGGAAGCAGTGCGTGGAATAGATGCCATGATGGAAGACACATGGCGCTGGCAGTCAAATAACCCTAATGGTTATAAAAGTTAA
- a CDS encoding DUF3016 domain-containing protein, with the protein MNSVKSIAMAMCITLPAFAHAGESVVKWQNFKDYRDVRASSQGKASYHKQIATQFEKHFSKLAEQLPKGYKLNLEITDIDLAGDVRYGGMDEIRVVKPIYFPRIKLNYSLVDNDGSVISEANDVELKDMGFMDKIKMGRDEPFFYEKRLITEWFGEQILANLD; encoded by the coding sequence ATGAATTCAGTTAAATCAATCGCTATGGCAATGTGTATTACATTACCTGCATTTGCACACGCTGGAGAATCGGTAGTTAAGTGGCAAAATTTTAAAGACTACCGCGATGTGCGCGCTTCTAGCCAGGGCAAAGCGTCGTACCACAAACAAATTGCTACTCAGTTCGAAAAACACTTTTCTAAACTCGCCGAGCAGTTGCCAAAAGGTTATAAGCTAAATTTAGAAATAACCGATATCGATTTAGCAGGCGATGTACGCTATGGCGGTATGGATGAAATACGCGTAGTAAAACCTATTTATTTTCCGCGTATTAAGCTCAATTACTCGCTTGTAGATAACGATGGTAGTGTAATAAGTGAAGCAAACGACGTAGAGCTGAAAGACATGGGCTTTATGGATAAAATAAAAATGGGCCGCGACGAGCCGTTTTTTTATGAAAAACGCTTAATCACAGAGTGGTTTGGCGAGCAAATTTTAGCAAATTTAGATTAG